Sequence from the Streptomyces virginiae genome:
CCGAACCCCAGGAGATCGCCGAGGCCGCTGCGTGGCTGTGCAGCGAGCGGGCGTCCTTCGTCACCGGGTCGACCCTGGTGGTCGACGGCGGGTTCACCATCCTCTGATTTCACGATCCGCCGGAGGACCGCCCGGATTCCGGCATGCCCGTCCGGCCCGGCCGGCCTGCGGTGTCCGTCGCGAGGTGTTCGCGGTACCACGAGGCGTGGCGGGCGAGGCTCTCCTCGAACGTGCCCCCGGCCGGGCAGCCGGTCTCGCGCCAGAGCCGGGAGCTGGCGAACCAGTGGTCGGTGGTCAGCATGGCGAGGTGGTGCAGCAGGACCGGGTGCTCGGCGAGGAGGCGACGGGCCCCACCGGCTTCGATGTCGCCGGTGCCCGCGGGCAGGCCGAGCAGGCGTACCAGTGCGTCGAAGATGCGGGCGCAGCCGACCGGTTCGGGGTGGTTGGCGTGCCAGACGCCGCAGGTGTCCTGGGGGGCGACGGCGACGGCGATCACCGCACGGGCGAGGTCGTCGACGTCGACCACCGACATCCGGGCCCGCCAGCCGTCGACGGAGGCCGCGAGCCGCTGGTGGAGGCGGACCAGACCCGGGACCACCCAGCGGTCGCCGGCCCCGATGACCAGGTGCGGGCGCAGCACCGTCCCGCCGGCCGCGAGCACGAGCCTCTCGGCGGCGGCACGGGTCCGGCTGGTGGGCGATTGCGGCACGACGGGGAGGTGCTCGGGTCCGGCGTTCCGGAACACCCCCCGGCCGTACACGGAGGCGGTGCCGACCTGGACGAAGCGGCGGACTCCGGCCCGTTCAGCCTCGGCCAGCAGTGCCCGGGTGCCCTCCTCGTTGACCGCCCGGGCCGAGTGCTCCGGGCCGCCGACCCGCGCCGCGCAGTGGAGCACGATGTCGATGCCGTCGCACACGCCGTACAGGCTTGCCGAGTCGGTGAGGTCGGCGTGGACGTACCGGACCGCGGGGTCCTTTTCGGCGGGGCCGGTGGAGCGTCCCGCCACGACGAGGCGGGCGCCCGGGAGCGTACGGGCGGCGGCGGCGACCCTGCCGCCGATGAAACCGGTCGATCCGGTGACCAGGATCCGCCGGTCGGCCGGGGGGCCGTACGGCGCGGCCCCGGCTGTCGACAGCCGCTCGGGGGCGGGTGCGACGGGGACCGGGCGGCTCACTCGGCTGCGCCTCGGGTCCCGATCAGGCAGCTGAAGACGGTGGTGTCGTCCTGGTGGCCGGTGACGCGGACCTGCCGGTCGCCGTTGTCGGCCGCGGGCAGCGGCTCCGCCTGTATCCAGCAGGGCCTGTCGAGCTCCGCGTACCGGCTGAACTCGGAGCGCATCGTGGTCGGCAGGAACGGCCGGGACGGGTCGATGGCCTGGGCGGCCTGGCGGGCGGACTCCATCAGCACCATGCCGGGAACGTGGTCGACAGGGTGGTCGAAGAGCACGGGATGCTGTTCGTCCACCCGCAGCTGCCACTCCAGCGGACGCTCGGTGGCGGACAGGACGACGTCCGTGGTGAGGAAGCGGCCGACCGACGCGGGGGCGAGCGGCTGCGGCAGGGGCCGCACGCCCGTGGCACCGACCCGGTCACCGCGCAGCCGCTGGTAGACGGCGGGGCTGGTGCAGTCGAAGGCGGCGCCGCCGGTGGCGATCACCTGGCCGCCGCAGTAGAGGGTGACCTCGTAGCGCATGCCCGCCAGGCGGCGGCCGCGGCGGCGGATGTCGGAACAGATGACGTCCAGTTCCAGGTCGGCCGGGGCGGCACCGACGCCCGCCTGCTCGGGCCTGACGCTGTGGTGAAGGTCCCACATCAGGAACTGGTCCCCGAACGAGACCCCGAACTCCGCGTGGGAGAGAAGGGTACCGACCTGTCGGATGGTTTCGGAGGCCAGCAGCGGGTCGTAGCAGCCGTTCACCGGGGTGAAGTAGCTGTGCGCCCTGGGCCACTGCGCCGTCAGGGCGAATCGGTTCTCCGCGGTCCGGCTCCATCCCGTCAGAAACACTTCGGCGACCGCCGCCCGGTGGACCAGCTCCCGCGGAACCGTGCTGGTCATGGCCGATGCGCGGGCCGGTCGGCCGGTCTGGAACGCCGTTCGCCGGGCCGGGACGGCCACAGGCAGGGTTTCGTTTTCAACCAACACAACAGACATGGAATCCCCCATAGAAACCGATCTCGCGGGAACGGGCGCCTCCCCGTCTCCCCCGCCGATAAGATACATACCAACCGGTTCTTTTGATAGCCGGATGTTGATCTATCTAGGCTGACTGGCCGGGTCGCCCGACAGCGGCGGATGCATGACAGGAGAAGCCCTATGGCAGTGCGACACGAACGGGTGGCAGTGCGACAGGAACGGGCCGTCCGCACGCGGCAGGCGATCGTGCGGGCAGCCGCCTCGGTCTTCGACGAGTACGGGTTCGAGGCCGCCACAGTGGCAGAGATCCTCTCGCGGGCCTCGGTCACCAAGGGCGCGATGTACTTCCACTTCGCTTCCAAGGAAGAGCTGGCCCGCGGCGTGCTGGCCGAGCAGACCCTGCACGTGGCGGTGCCGGAATCCGGCTCCAAGGCGCAGGAACTGGTAGACCTCACCATGCTGGTCGCCCACGGCATGCTGCACGATCCGATCCTGCGGGCGGGCACGCGGCTCGCGCTGGACCAGGGGGCGGTGGACTTCTCCGACGCCAACCCGTTCGGCGAGTGGGGCGACATCTGCGCCCAGCTCCTGGCGGAGGCACAGGAACGGGGGGAGGTGCTTCCGCACGTGAACCCGAAAAAGACCGGCGACTTCATCGTCGGCTGCTTCACCGGGCTCCAGGCGGTCTCCCGGGTCACCTCCGACCGCCAGGACCTCGGCCACCGGATCTCGGTGATGTGGAACCACGTGCTGCCCAGCATCGTGCCGGCGTCCATGCTGACCTGGATCGAAACCGGCGAGGAGCGGATCGGGAAGGTCGCGGCGGCGGCCGAGGCCGCCGAGGCTGCGGAGGCCTCCGAGGCCGCCTCCGACGAGTAGGAGCACCGACTTCAGGACATGCCGGGCACCCAGGGGGTGCCCGGCATGTTTGCTTCCGCCGCCCCACCCGCCCGCGAACGGGCCGCCGGGCAACGGGGCAGCAAGAACTTCGGCCAAAAACAAGGCAACCGGTCTGGTTTGACTTGGCAATCGGGTCTGACGGTTTGTATCGTGATGCCGCAGCGCCGCAACTCGCACCGGGCGCCCGTTCGGTGTCACGTGCGGGCAGCAGCCGCCTCCCCTCCAGCCGGGGGCTCGGTCGCCCCTGCGCGCGGCCTTGACCTGCCCGCATCCGAACCACGCCCGCCGGCAGCACACGAGACGTTCAGCAAACCGAGCGGTTCGCTTGCCTCAGCCAAACGGTGCACGTCAGGAGTTGCCTTGACACCCAAACAGGAACGCGCCTTCCGCACCCGCACCCAGCTGGTGCTCTCGGCGGCCGAGGCCTTCGATCGGCAGGGTTTCGCGACGGCCTCGCTCACCGCCATCAGCAACAGCGCCGGTGTCAGTAACGGGGCCCTGCACTTCCACTTCGAGAGCAAGGAAGCGCTCGCCGCCGCCGTCGAAGCGGAGGCGGCCGAGCGGATGCGGACGATCGTCGACGGAGCGGCCCGGAGGGGCGCTTCCGCGCTCCAGGCCCTGGTCGACACCAGTCACGCCGTCATGCTCCGGCTGCGCCAGGACGTGGTGGTGCGCGCCGGGTTCCGGCTCAGCGGCGATGCGGCCCGACAGGCCACTCACGACCTCCCGGAGCACTGGCGCCAGAGTGTCGTGCGGCTGCTGGAGCGGGCCGGCCGGGACGGCTCGCTGACCTCGGCCGTGACGCCCTCGGACGTCGCCGGGGTCGTGACGGCCACCGTCCTCGGATTCGGCGTGCTGGCGAGGTTCGACTCCGCCTGGCTGGCCTCCGGATCCCTCTCCGGGTTCTGGAAGCTGATGCTCCCCATGATCGCGGCCGGTCCGGTCGAGCGCGGCGAACTGGACTGCCGGCCCGCCGTGCCGGCCGACGTCCGGCGCGCGCCCGCCGTCTGAGCACCGGCCCTCGCTCCTGCCGTCCCACCGGACGGCTCCTGTCCGTGTCCGGGTCGCACGTCACGCGCCCCGGGCAGGCTTCACCCGCATGTCACTTGTACATCGTATAACTCTCATATACGTTGTAGAACAGTTCCTCACTCACTCCTGGGAGGTCTCCTTGCAAGACACACAGATCACGGCGGCGCCTGTACCGGCCCGCAACCCCAGGCGCTGGGTGATCCTCGGCGTCATCTGCCTCGCCCAACTCGTCGTCCTCCTGGACAACACGGTCCTGAACCTCGCGATCCCCGCGCTCACCGAGGACCTGGGCGCGAGCACGACGGACATCCAGTGGATGATCAACGCCTATGCGTTGGTCCAGTCCGGCCTGCTGCTCACCGCCGGAAGCCTCAGCGACCGGTACGGCCGCAAGAAGGCGCTGATCACGGGTCTGGTCGCATTCGGCCTGTGCTCGACGGCCGCGGCCTTCAGCGCGTCGTCCGGCCAGCTGATCGCCGCCCGTGCGGGCATGGGCATCGGCGGCGCCCTGCTCATGACCACCACCCTCGCGGTGATCATGCAGGTGTTCGACGGCGAGGAACTGCCGAAGGCGATCGGTATGTGGGGTGCCGTCAGCTCGCTCGGCTTCGCCGGCGGCCCCCTGGTGGGCGGCGTTCTGCTGGCCCACTTCTGGTGGGGCTCGATCTTCCTGATCAACATCCCGGTGGCCCTGATCGGCGGGCTGGCCGTCGCCAAGCTCGTCCCGGAGAGCAAGAACCCGCTGGGCAAGCGCCCGGACCTGGTCGGCGCCGTACTTTCCACGGTCGGCATGGTCGGCGTGGTCTTCGCGATCATCTCCGGCCCTGAGCACGGCTGGACGTCCGTCAGCGTGCTGGTATCGGCCCTGGTCGGCCTGGCAAGCCTCACCGCCTTCGTCCGCTGGGAGTTGCACGTCCCGGCGCCGATGCTCGACATGAGCTTCTTCCGCAACCGGCGCTTCAACGGCGCCGTGGCCGGCGGCATCCTCGTCGCGTTCGGCATGGCGGGCTCGCTGTTCCTGCTCACGCAGCACCTGCAGCTCGTCCTGAACTACAGCCCGTTGGAAGCCGGCCTGCGCATGGCTCCGCTCGCCTTGACCATCGTCGGACTCAACCTGGCGGGTGTCGGCGCGAAGGTGCTGCCGAAGCTCGGTGCCGCCGGGACCATCACCTCCGGCATGACCCTGCTCGCCGGCGGGCTCGCGGCCGTGGCCACCGTCGGCGGCAGCCTCGGCTACAGCGGCATGCTGGTCGGCCTGGTGCTCATGGGCTCCGGCATCGCCCTGGCGATGCCGGCGATGGCCAACGCCATCATGGGCTCCATCCCGCCGGAGAAGGCCGGTGTAGGAGCGGGCGTCCAGGGAACGATCACCGAATTCGGCGGCGGCCTCGGCGTCGCGGTCCTCGGTGCCGTGCTGAACTCCCGCTTCGCGGCGCTGCTCCCGGCCACCGTGGGGGCCGGCACGGCCGGGTCGCTGCACGAGGCGCTCGCCGCCGACCCCTCAGAGGACGTGCAGGAACAGGTCCGGGACGCGTTCGCTTCCGGGGTCGGCACCAGCCAGCTGATCGGCGCCGCGGCAGTGTTCGCGGGCGGCCTGCTGGCCGGCCTGCTGCTCCACCGCGCGGCGCGTGCCGAGGCCGCCGCGGCGGAGACCTCCGCGGTCCCCGCCGGGGACCAGGCTGCCGCCTGATCCCCACGCGGCCGGGTGCGAGCACGCTCGCACCCGGCCGCGTACCTTTGTACAGCCCGTAGCCGAAGGACGACCCCAGGGAGGACGAACGTGGCCGCCAAGCGCGCCTCGCAACCGAGAAGCAGCGTGTGGCTCACTCCGGAGCCGACGACCCGCGGCCGCCGGGGTCCCGAACGCGGTTCGGGAGCGGGCAGCCTGGACCGGGAAAGGATCGTCGCCGCCGCGGTGCGACTGCTCGACGAACAGGGCGACGCGAAGTTCACGATGCGCGTGCTGGCCACGGAACTGGGGGTCACCCCCATGTCGGTCTACTGGTACATCGCGAACAAGGACGACCTGATGGAGCTGGCCCTCGACGCCGTGGCGGCGGAGATAAAGCTCCCCGACCCGGCGGCCGGCCTGGACTGGCGGGAGGACCTGCGTGCGCTGGCGCTCTCCTGGCGGCGCACCATGGTCTCCCACCCGTGGGCCATCCGCTCGTACGCCGAGTACCTCAACATCGGCCCGCACAGCATGCGGTTCTCCGCCTGCGCCCAGGCGGTCGTCGCCCGGTCGCCGCTGCCCGAGGCCGAACGACCCGCCGCGCTGTCGGCCGTGTTCCAGTACGTGTACGGCTTCACCTCGATGGAGAGCCGCTGGCTGGAGTACGGCAAGGAAGTGGGCCGTACGGCCGACGAGTTCCTGGAGGAGGTCGCCGGCAGCATCGCGCAGGCCCCCGAGATCGAGGCCGGCGGCGGACTGATGGAACGCCGCGCCGGACGCAGCCTCGACGAGATGCGCGACAGCGACTTCGACCGCGCCCTCGACTGGCTGATCGCCGGCATGTGTGCGGGCCTGTCGGACTGAGTCCGACAGGCCCGCACGGGTGAGAGCCGGTCAGCTGCCGGTGACACCGCCGATCCCCCAGCGGCGCGGCTCGACGCCCGTCAGCGCCACCCAGGTCTGCGGCCGGATGGACTCGTCGAAGACGTCCACCACGGCCTGGGTGATCCGCTCGACGAGCTCGCGCTCGGTCCGCTCGTCCAGGCGGCGCTCGTAGATCTTCACGTCGATGTAGGGCACGTCAGGAGCCTTTCTCGGGTCCGTTTCGGGTCTGGTCCGTGAAAAAAGTGGGCTGCCGCCGGCGGGTCGTCATCGGACCGCCAGCGGCCGGCCCGTCCTGGCGAGGGCCGTGGCCTCGTGCATCGCAGCGGTGACCGACTCGACAAGGTGGTCGACCTGCTCGTCGGTGAGCCCCGGGTGGCAGGGCAGGTTCAGGTGCTCGTCGAACCAGACCCGCTCGGCCTGCGGGCACTCGCCCGGACCGTGGCCGCGCAGCCGCCACTCGGGCAGCAGGTGCAGCGGGAAGTACCGCAGCTGAACCTCCACGCCCCTGCGGTCCAGGGCGCGCACGAAGTGCTCGCGCACCTCACGCCCGGCCGTGACGAAGAACGTGTACAGGTGGTAGGCGTGGGTGCTGCCCTCCGGCGTGCGTTGGAGGCGGGTGCCGGGGAACGCCGAGACGGCGGCGTCCAGCCGGGCCGCGATCCACCGACGGCGCTCGGTGAACCGCTCCAGCGCATCCAGCTGGACCAGCCCGACCGCCGCGGCGGCCTCGGACATGGTGGCGTTGGTGCCCGCTCCCCGGATACCGACGGCCTGGCGGCGGTAGACGTCGGCGGAGAAGCGCATCCACGGCAGCAGCGCGGGCTCGTCGTCCGCGAAGCCGGGCACCGGGGCGAACACCCCGTCCACCTCGTTGCCCCGCAGCCGCTCGACCCGCTCGGCCCAGTCGGCCCGGTTCAGCGTGATCATGCCCCCCTCGCCGAGCGTGGTGATGTTCTTCGTCGAGTGGAAGCTGAAGCACCCGATGTCGCCGAGCGCGCCGGGGCTGTCCCCCTGGTAGGAAGCGCCCAGCGCGTGCGCGCAGTCCTCCACCACCACGACGCCCGCACGGCGGGCCCGGGCCAGGATGGCCGCCATGTCCGCCGGAAGGCCGCCGTAGTGCACCAGCAGGATGGCCTTCGTCCGGTCGGTGATCAGCGAATCCAG
This genomic interval carries:
- a CDS encoding NAD-dependent epimerase/dehydratase family protein is translated as MSRPVPVAPAPERLSTAGAAPYGPPADRRILVTGSTGFIGGRVAAAARTLPGARLVVAGRSTGPAEKDPAVRYVHADLTDSASLYGVCDGIDIVLHCAARVGGPEHSARAVNEEGTRALLAEAERAGVRRFVQVGTASVYGRGVFRNAGPEHLPVVPQSPTSRTRAAAERLVLAAGGTVLRPHLVIGAGDRWVVPGLVRLHQRLAASVDGWRARMSVVDVDDLARAVIAVAVAPQDTCGVWHANHPEPVGCARIFDALVRLLGLPAGTGDIEAGGARRLLAEHPVLLHHLAMLTTDHWFASSRLWRETGCPAGGTFEESLARHASWYREHLATDTAGRPGRTGMPESGRSSGGS
- a CDS encoding ScbA/BarX family gamma-butyrolactone biosynthesis protein is translated as MTSTVPRELVHRAAVAEVFLTGWSRTAENRFALTAQWPRAHSYFTPVNGCYDPLLASETIRQVGTLLSHAEFGVSFGDQFLMWDLHHSVRPEQAGVGAAPADLELDVICSDIRRRGRRLAGMRYEVTLYCGGQVIATGGAAFDCTSPAVYQRLRGDRVGATGVRPLPQPLAPASVGRFLTTDVVLSATERPLEWQLRVDEQHPVLFDHPVDHVPGMVLMESARQAAQAIDPSRPFLPTTMRSEFSRYAELDRPCWIQAEPLPAADNGDRQVRVTGHQDDTTVFSCLIGTRGAAE
- a CDS encoding ScbR family autoregulator-binding transcription factor; translation: MAVRHERVAVRQERAVRTRQAIVRAAASVFDEYGFEAATVAEILSRASVTKGAMYFHFASKEELARGVLAEQTLHVAVPESGSKAQELVDLTMLVAHGMLHDPILRAGTRLALDQGAVDFSDANPFGEWGDICAQLLAEAQERGEVLPHVNPKKTGDFIVGCFTGLQAVSRVTSDRQDLGHRISVMWNHVLPSIVPASMLTWIETGEERIGKVAAAAEAAEAAEASEAASDE
- a CDS encoding ScbR family autoregulator-binding transcription factor; this encodes MTPKQERAFRTRTQLVLSAAEAFDRQGFATASLTAISNSAGVSNGALHFHFESKEALAAAVEAEAAERMRTIVDGAARRGASALQALVDTSHAVMLRLRQDVVVRAGFRLSGDAARQATHDLPEHWRQSVVRLLERAGRDGSLTSAVTPSDVAGVVTATVLGFGVLARFDSAWLASGSLSGFWKLMLPMIAAGPVERGELDCRPAVPADVRRAPAV
- a CDS encoding MFS transporter, which gives rise to MQDTQITAAPVPARNPRRWVILGVICLAQLVVLLDNTVLNLAIPALTEDLGASTTDIQWMINAYALVQSGLLLTAGSLSDRYGRKKALITGLVAFGLCSTAAAFSASSGQLIAARAGMGIGGALLMTTTLAVIMQVFDGEELPKAIGMWGAVSSLGFAGGPLVGGVLLAHFWWGSIFLINIPVALIGGLAVAKLVPESKNPLGKRPDLVGAVLSTVGMVGVVFAIISGPEHGWTSVSVLVSALVGLASLTAFVRWELHVPAPMLDMSFFRNRRFNGAVAGGILVAFGMAGSLFLLTQHLQLVLNYSPLEAGLRMAPLALTIVGLNLAGVGAKVLPKLGAAGTITSGMTLLAGGLAAVATVGGSLGYSGMLVGLVLMGSGIALAMPAMANAIMGSIPPEKAGVGAGVQGTITEFGGGLGVAVLGAVLNSRFAALLPATVGAGTAGSLHEALAADPSEDVQEQVRDAFASGVGTSQLIGAAAVFAGGLLAGLLLHRAARAEAAAAETSAVPAGDQAAA
- a CDS encoding TetR/AcrR family transcriptional regulator encodes the protein MAAKRASQPRSSVWLTPEPTTRGRRGPERGSGAGSLDRERIVAAAVRLLDEQGDAKFTMRVLATELGVTPMSVYWYIANKDDLMELALDAVAAEIKLPDPAAGLDWREDLRALALSWRRTMVSHPWAIRSYAEYLNIGPHSMRFSACAQAVVARSPLPEAERPAALSAVFQYVYGFTSMESRWLEYGKEVGRTADEFLEEVAGSIAQAPEIEAGGGLMERRAGRSLDEMRDSDFDRALDWLIAGMCAGLSD
- a CDS encoding tautomerase family protein, which gives rise to MPYIDVKIYERRLDERTERELVERITQAVVDVFDESIRPQTWVALTGVEPRRWGIGGVTGS
- a CDS encoding DegT/DnrJ/EryC1/StrS family aminotransferase, whose amino-acid sequence is MTAAQRYLVPFQRRGSIVGQADLAALASVVHSAEPLSAGVWRERFEQRFREVTGARHALSVTSGTVALELAVRLLDLQPGDEVIATPQTFQATVQPLLDHDVTVRFCDVDPDTLNMDPQVLDSLITDRTKAILLVHYGGLPADMAAILARARRAGVVVVEDCAHALGASYQGDSPGALGDIGCFSFHSTKNITTLGEGGMITLNRADWAERVERLRGNEVDGVFAPVPGFADDEPALLPWMRFSADVYRRQAVGIRGAGTNATMSEAAAAVGLVQLDALERFTERRRWIAARLDAAVSAFPGTRLQRTPEGSTHAYHLYTFFVTAGREVREHFVRALDRRGVEVQLRYFPLHLLPEWRLRGHGPGECPQAERVWFDEHLNLPCHPGLTDEQVDHLVESVTAAMHEATALARTGRPLAVR